One stretch of Suricata suricatta isolate VVHF042 chromosome 13, meerkat_22Aug2017_6uvM2_HiC, whole genome shotgun sequence DNA includes these proteins:
- the PPP3R2 gene encoding calcineurin subunit B type 2, whose translation MVRPVPARAHHPWQPVPASTMGNEASYPAEMCSHFTQEEIKRLSKRFKKLDVDSSGSLSVEEFMSLPGLQRNPLVQRVIDIFDTDGNGEVDFEEFIVGTSQFSVRGDEEQKLRFAFSIYDIDKDGYISNGELFQVLKMMVGDNLQDWQLQQLVDKTIIILDTDGDGRISFEEFSVVVRNMEIHRKLVVMV comes from the coding sequence ATGGTCCGGCCTGTACCCGCCCGCGCCCACCACCCTTGGCAGCCGGTGCCCGCGTCCACGATGGGCAATGAAGCCAGTTACCCGGCGGAGATGTGCTCCCATTTCAcccaagaagaaattaaaaggctgAGCAAGCGCTTCAAGAAGCTGGACGTGGACTCCTCGGGCTCTCTGAGCGTGGAGGAGTTCATGTCCCTGCCCGGGCTGCAGCGCAACCCGCTGGTGCAGCGGGTGATCGACATCTTCGACACCGACGGCAACGGAGAGGTGGACTTCGAGGAGTTCATCGTGGGGACCTCCCAGTTCAGCGTCCGAGGGGACGAGGAGCAGAAGCTGAGGTTTGCCTTCAGCATCTATGACATCGATAAAGACGGCTACATTTCCAATGGGGAGCTCTTCCAGGTGCTGAAGATGATGGTGGGGGACAACCTGCAAGACTGGCAGTTACAGCAGCTCGTGGACAAAACCATCATCATCCTGGATACGGACGGCGACGGGAGAATATCCTTCGAGGAGTTCAGCGTGGTGGTCAGAAACATGGAAATCCACAGGAAGTTGGTGGTAATGgtgtga